A single window of Streptomyces globosus DNA harbors:
- a CDS encoding non-ribosomal peptide synthetase has product MSSHAALQLPQDPQERVVPQESLQNTAAWLSRVFADTLGLPEFAPDADFFDYGGDSILAARAVMRIRAGVTGGVPLAWLFEQRSPARLAALLQGSVRVHGEAESAGAVTAAAGARQAVRGAARPLSHAQERLWLLHQLDPQSPAYNEPMLYRIHGDLDVEALRAALHHLASRHDVLRSSMAAADDRPVQQAAEPAAVDLAVTDLRDAGGGAEDAARERILADVATPFDLAAGPLFRAALLRTGDREAYLLLTFHHIVTDGWSTGVILADLGAGYAAARAGLPAAGEPLAVQYADFAAWQRDWLDGGTGERQLAFWERELAGAPELTAFPADRPRPAVHSYAGGHVRFTVSPELGGRVAAASRDHGVSVYVTMLSAFLLTLHKYTGQQDLVIGTPVAGRHHPGLDGLVGFFVNTVPFRARHRAGDTFREYVRAVGRTCLEVLDHQDVPFEQIVQRLGLQGVSSHSPLVQTVFAYQDDEAQDLPLEGLRTEAVPVDGATSRFDTTLFVTRRPGGSFDCDLEFSTDLYDRATAERLVEHFLGLLGQVLDAPDGRLASFRLCTPAELAQLDAWNATAAEFPADRCLHALVEDQADATPDAEAVVFGDERLTYAELDGRANRLARHLVNLGVRPDDVVGLCMDRSPELVVGLLAILKAGAGYLPLDPEAPRNRLTQISADARAGVCLTLGRQADSAPEVAHVVRVDADWAGIAGLPGGRPEVAVHPRNLVSVYYTSGSTGAPKGVASTHEGWVNRMVWMQKQHALRPGETVLHKTTLTFDDSALELFWPLMYGGRIALIEPGLHRDPQAVLEAAKRYRTVLLQTVPSMLNLLMEAVTPQDRIALGALRNTVSSGEALTPAAVRRFAETMPGALHNTWGATEVSIDSTIRTCGAADAEDSGAVSVGAPFDNNTVHVLDAAFNELPVGVTGDLYIGGRGLARGYLNDPVKTAQAFVASPFGAGERLYRTGDQGYLRADGSIKFVGRNDHQIKIRGMRVELGEIESVLRDHELVRDAVVVASRTGAGYRLAGYVTPLDPAAAPDTEALRRHLAAWLPEHMRPPFLLVMDRLPLNANGKIDRHRLPDPVQAAGGGAGGRAPLEGPVQRAVAEIWCEVLELDAVGPDDNFFELGGHSLIASKVTGRLRSRFGLELPLRTVFAAPGLRDFADEVDQHLRSRISGMSVAEMQALLALLR; this is encoded by the coding sequence TTGTCTTCTCACGCTGCCCTCCAGCTTCCGCAGGACCCGCAGGAACGGGTCGTACCGCAGGAATCGCTGCAGAACACCGCGGCCTGGCTGTCGCGGGTGTTCGCGGACACCCTCGGTCTGCCGGAGTTCGCGCCCGACGCCGACTTCTTCGACTACGGCGGGGACTCCATCCTCGCGGCCCGGGCCGTGATGCGGATCCGTGCGGGCGTGACCGGCGGGGTTCCGCTGGCCTGGCTGTTCGAGCAGCGCAGCCCCGCCCGGCTCGCGGCCCTCCTGCAGGGCAGCGTCCGCGTGCACGGCGAGGCGGAGTCCGCCGGCGCCGTCACCGCGGCCGCCGGGGCCCGCCAGGCCGTACGGGGTGCCGCGCGGCCGCTGTCGCACGCCCAGGAGCGCCTGTGGCTGCTGCACCAGCTCGACCCGCAGTCCCCCGCCTACAACGAGCCGATGCTGTACCGGATCCACGGGGACCTCGACGTGGAGGCGCTGCGGGCGGCCCTGCACCACCTGGCCTCCCGCCACGACGTGCTGCGCAGCTCGATGGCGGCGGCGGACGACCGGCCCGTGCAGCAGGCCGCGGAGCCTGCGGCCGTGGACCTGGCCGTCACCGACCTGCGGGACGCCGGGGGCGGCGCGGAGGACGCCGCCCGCGAGCGGATCCTCGCCGACGTGGCCACTCCCTTCGACCTGGCTGCCGGCCCGCTCTTCCGGGCGGCGCTGCTCCGTACCGGGGACCGGGAGGCGTACCTGCTGCTCACCTTCCACCACATCGTCACCGACGGCTGGTCCACCGGCGTGATCCTGGCGGACCTGGGCGCCGGGTACGCGGCGGCCCGCGCGGGCCTGCCCGCGGCGGGCGAGCCCCTGGCCGTGCAGTACGCGGACTTCGCCGCCTGGCAGCGCGACTGGCTCGACGGCGGGACCGGCGAGCGCCAGCTGGCGTTCTGGGAGCGGGAGCTCGCCGGCGCCCCGGAGCTGACGGCGTTCCCCGCCGACCGGCCGCGGCCGGCCGTGCACTCCTACGCCGGCGGCCATGTGCGGTTCACGGTCTCCCCCGAACTGGGCGGCCGCGTGGCGGCGGCGAGCCGGGACCACGGGGTGAGCGTCTACGTGACGATGCTCTCCGCGTTCCTGCTGACGCTGCACAAGTACACCGGCCAGCAGGATCTGGTGATCGGCACCCCGGTCGCCGGACGCCACCACCCGGGCCTCGACGGGCTCGTCGGCTTCTTCGTCAACACGGTGCCGTTCCGGGCCCGCCACCGCGCCGGGGACACCTTCCGCGAGTACGTCCGCGCCGTCGGCCGGACCTGCCTGGAGGTGCTGGACCACCAGGACGTGCCGTTCGAGCAGATCGTGCAGCGGCTGGGCCTCCAGGGCGTCAGCAGCCACTCCCCGCTCGTGCAGACCGTCTTCGCGTACCAGGACGACGAGGCGCAGGACCTGCCCCTGGAGGGGCTGCGGACCGAGGCGGTCCCGGTGGACGGCGCCACCTCGCGCTTCGACACGACCCTGTTCGTGACGCGGCGGCCCGGCGGGTCCTTCGACTGCGACCTGGAGTTCAGCACCGACCTGTACGACCGGGCGACCGCCGAGCGGCTCGTGGAGCACTTCCTCGGGCTGCTCGGGCAGGTCCTGGACGCCCCGGACGGCCGTCTCGCCTCGTTCCGGCTGTGCACGCCGGCCGAGCTGGCGCAGTTGGACGCCTGGAACGCGACGGCCGCGGAGTTCCCGGCCGACCGGTGCCTGCACGCGCTGGTCGAGGACCAGGCCGACGCCACTCCGGACGCCGAGGCCGTCGTCTTCGGGGACGAGCGGCTGACGTACGCCGAGCTGGACGGCCGCGCCAACCGGCTGGCCCGCCACCTCGTCAACCTGGGCGTCCGCCCGGACGACGTCGTGGGCCTGTGCATGGACCGCTCCCCCGAGCTGGTGGTGGGCCTGCTGGCGATCCTCAAGGCGGGCGCCGGGTACCTGCCGCTCGACCCGGAGGCCCCGCGCAACCGGCTGACGCAGATCTCGGCCGACGCGCGGGCCGGGGTCTGCCTCACGCTCGGCCGCCAGGCCGACTCCGCGCCCGAGGTGGCGCACGTCGTGCGGGTCGACGCCGACTGGGCGGGGATCGCGGGGCTTCCGGGCGGCCGGCCCGAGGTGGCGGTGCACCCGCGGAACCTGGTGTCCGTCTACTACACCTCCGGCTCGACCGGCGCCCCGAAGGGCGTCGCCAGCACCCACGAGGGCTGGGTCAACCGGATGGTGTGGATGCAGAAGCAGCACGCGCTGCGGCCCGGCGAGACGGTGCTCCACAAGACGACGCTGACCTTCGACGACTCGGCTCTGGAGCTGTTCTGGCCCCTCATGTACGGCGGTCGGATCGCGCTGATCGAGCCGGGTCTGCACCGTGACCCGCAGGCGGTGCTGGAGGCGGCCAAGCGCTACCGGACGGTGCTGCTGCAGACCGTGCCGAGCATGCTGAACCTGCTGATGGAGGCCGTCACCCCGCAGGACCGGATCGCGCTCGGGGCGCTGCGCAACACGGTGTCCAGCGGTGAGGCGCTCACCCCGGCGGCGGTGCGCCGGTTCGCCGAGACGATGCCGGGCGCGCTGCACAACACGTGGGGGGCGACGGAGGTGTCCATCGACTCCACCATCCGCACCTGCGGGGCGGCGGACGCGGAGGACAGCGGCGCGGTGAGCGTCGGGGCGCCGTTCGACAACAACACGGTGCACGTGCTGGACGCCGCCTTCAACGAGCTGCCCGTCGGCGTCACCGGGGACCTGTACATCGGCGGCCGCGGCCTGGCCCGCGGCTACCTGAACGACCCGGTGAAGACGGCGCAGGCGTTCGTCGCGAGCCCCTTCGGCGCCGGGGAGCGGCTGTACCGCACGGGGGACCAGGGGTACCTGCGGGCGGACGGCTCGATCAAGTTCGTCGGCCGCAACGACCACCAGATCAAGATCCGCGGAATGCGGGTGGAGCTGGGCGAGATCGAGTCGGTGCTCCGCGACCACGAGCTGGTCCGGGATGCCGTGGTCGTGGCCTCGCGGACGGGCGCCGGCTACCGGCTCGCCGGGTACGTGACGCCGCTCGACCCGGCCGCGGCGCCCGACACCGAGGCGCTGCGCCGGCATCTGGCGGCCTGGCTGCCCGAGCACATGCGGCCGCCGTTCCTGCTGGTGATGGACAGGCTGCCGCTCAACGCCAACGGCAAGATCGACCGGCACCGGCTGCCCGACCCGGTGCAGGCGGCCGGAGGCGGCGCGGGCGGGCGGGCGCCGCTGGAGGGGCCCGTGCAGCGGGCCGTCGCCGAGATCTGGTGCGAGGTGCTGGAGCTCGATGCGGTGGGCCCGGACGACAACTTCTTCGAGCTGGGCGGCCACTCGCTGATCGCCTCCAAGGTGACCGGCCGGCTCCGTTCCCGCTTCGGGCTGGAGCTGCCGCTGCGGACGGTGTTCGCCGCGCCGGGCCTGCGGGACTTCGCCGACGAGGTGGACCAGCACCTCAGGTCGCGGATCAGCGGGATGAGCGTGGCCGAGATGCAGGCACTGCTGGCGCTGCTGCGCTGA
- a CDS encoding amino acid adenylation domain-containing protein codes for MNTGLPGAAEEGLAEEIYEFRASRAQHRMYFLQQLAGDAPTYHMPLFHRLRGAVDGGALREAARVLVERHEALRTRFAVQDGELLQLVAREAAFEWAETDVAAAAARFGRAPEDTGGVVRAWVRAEEARPFDLARGPLFRVGLLRVAAEESVLLVGMHHIVSDGWSCEILFRELAEVYGALVSGAGAALPEVEFQYADYSCWQEEWLESPAAARQRAYWEQRLAGDLPVMRLPATRPRGAAAERRGASLAFGLPAAAERLRELCGGADATFFHGLLAVFDLLLNRYTGLDDIVVGTPIANRHRSEFASAVGLFVNTTVLRTDLSGDPTFRELLLRVRDGVLEAQEHQDMPFEELVRMKNPDRDAESSPVFQVMFGMNEVGDQVLRFAGIEGEPLAADSGTAKFDLSLDVADTPEGVTGVFEYRSDLFEASVVDGLARHYARLVEAVVAEPDVPVSALRMLSEEECAALAPAPPAAPAAASGPRPVHELFAEWASRTPDAVALVDGGLRIGYGDLDRRANRLAHHLRGLGVGPGVMVGLSMERSAELVVALLAVLKAGGAYVPLDPAYPVDRLRLMVEDSGLRTIVTGRGVPRWWADPAGEGAAFDGAVVDTAADRELLEAYPDTPVAAGAGPDDLAYVIYTSGSTGRPKGVLIPHRNISRLFTSTDHWFGFGPGDVWTLFHSYAFDFSVWELWGALAYGGRLVVVPYGTSREPAAFLRLLREQRVTVLNQTPSAFHQLMRADEASGGDPSELALRYVVFGGEALEPASLRGWFDRYGDACPQLVNMYGITETTVHVTHRPITLKDLEAGSGSVIGEPIPDLHLYVLDPQGRPVPAGVLGELYVGGAGLADGYLNRPELTAERFVRHPFSDDPAERLYRTGDLARRLPDGDLEYCGRTDAQIQLRGFRIEPGEIEAALAGHELVHEAVVLVHTDEEGHARLAAYVTARTGADAGALDGGALRAHAVRRLPVHMVPSTFTVLPEFPLTANGKVDRRRLPAPQAPRAGSGRAYAAPSTPAEQVLAQVWARVLDVEQVGVDDNYFALGGDSIRSIRLLALAGEAGLRIGFQDLMAHQTIRALAAAATAAGGTGGAGGGAGAAAHPPFSLLDPADRDRLPDGLDDAYPMTRLQQGMLFHGDLSGAGSEYHNVSTYRIRAGYSEDAWREAVAGLLARHEILRTSFDVSGFREPMQLVHADVAPPVAFEDLSGLTPDAADAAAERRWELENAGRFDWRTAPLIRFHVQRRPDDTVQLYITEHHAILDGWSERSLYAELLLRYGRALSGAEAPSAAPLRSRFSSYVALERAAVEDEGSRRFWAGQLEGATLTRLPRGAVAAGRPQDAGAAVMEFTEQALPGAVLEGLTALARDLGVPLRTVLLAAHLRVMGLLTGTDDPVTGAVYNGRGEEADGDLALGVFLNTLPVRGRLTGGSWSDLVRETAALDLEILRHRRYPLAEIIRCTGVSEPFESFFNYTHFHVERQLDGQSEVEVLDSRGVAHTNFPFGAEFYRDAVHGGLGLGLRWDASRFDAAQIGLFHGYYAAALTAMATDPEGRYETADLLSPQEHRLFGEWNGTARRYDRTHVLHALVEEQARRTPDAPAVRFGGRSLTYRELDERADRLAGLLRARGARPGGFVAVLLERSLELPVCLLAVLKSGAAYVPLDPEHPGRRLRGILADAGIPLVLTLPEWEAKVAGPGTVLVHPDAAEADGAGEEAGSEAAGPGDAAYMIFTSGSTGTPKGVVVSHRAIVNRLLWMQEEYGLRPGEPVLQKTPATFDVSVWEFFWPLLTGAVMVLAAPGGHRDPAYLAELIGAEQVTTVHFVPSMLQAFVEEPSAAACTSLTRVVCSGEALPHDLQQRFLSRFTAELHNLYGPTEAAVDVTYWRCTDDGSGVVPIGRPVANTELYVLDRHGLPVPRGVTGELYLGGVQLAEGYHRRPDLTDRAFVRHTDRAGVVRRLYRTGDLVRHLPDGALEYRGRTDAQIKLRGFRIELGEVEAVLSAHPDVAECAVLLRGDRLAAYVVMRPGAAGAAGPAVLSAHAADALPAYMVPSSWTELAAMPLTGSGKLDRKALPAPAEGAPARSAAAVGPRDGHEARLLDLWTELLGADGLGVEDDFFAAGGHSLLALRLVSRINAAFGLRLGVSAVLAHPTVARQAELVRGGSEAARPGAAVPLRAAGTRNPLFLVHPAGGSVLCYRELAAALGADQPVYGLAAAGLDAGTAPAQSVGEMAEAYLHAVREVRPAGPYRLAGWSFGGLVAHEMAVRLTAAGERVELLALVDSGHPDGSRAPGTEAEVLLHFLEDLLASSGGGGVPPATAAALASAAAAGGLREGLRVIRGELLRADPGGAPQPDDLARHHAVFRGNLRAAAAYRPPVFPGAVRLYRSTDGIRAGFTEAWGRTAGSGLTVRDLDTDHYGIVRGAHAQEIARDMYDNNREGPRP; via the coding sequence GTGAACACCGGACTGCCCGGCGCAGCCGAAGAGGGACTCGCAGAGGAGATCTACGAGTTCCGCGCCTCTCGGGCGCAGCACCGCATGTACTTCCTGCAGCAGCTCGCGGGCGACGCGCCCACGTACCACATGCCGCTCTTCCACCGGCTGCGCGGCGCCGTGGACGGCGGGGCGCTGCGCGAGGCGGCGCGCGTCCTGGTCGAGCGGCACGAGGCGCTGCGGACCCGGTTCGCGGTCCAGGACGGCGAGCTGCTCCAGCTCGTCGCCCGGGAGGCCGCCTTCGAGTGGGCGGAGACGGACGTGGCGGCCGCGGCCGCCAGGTTCGGCCGCGCACCGGAGGACACCGGCGGTGTCGTCCGGGCGTGGGTCCGGGCGGAGGAGGCGAGGCCGTTCGACCTGGCGCGGGGCCCGCTCTTCCGGGTCGGGCTGCTGCGCGTGGCGGCGGAGGAGTCGGTGCTGCTGGTGGGGATGCACCACATCGTCTCCGACGGCTGGTCCTGCGAGATCCTCTTCCGCGAGCTGGCCGAGGTGTACGGGGCCCTGGTGTCCGGGGCGGGCGCCGCACTGCCGGAGGTGGAGTTCCAGTACGCGGACTACTCCTGCTGGCAGGAGGAGTGGCTCGAGAGCCCGGCCGCCGCGCGGCAGCGCGCGTACTGGGAGCAGCGGCTGGCCGGCGACCTGCCGGTCATGCGGCTGCCGGCGACCCGGCCGCGCGGTGCGGCGGCGGAGCGGCGCGGGGCCTCGCTGGCCTTCGGGCTGCCCGCGGCGGCCGAGCGGCTGCGGGAGCTGTGCGGTGGCGCGGACGCGACGTTCTTCCACGGGCTGCTGGCGGTCTTCGACCTGCTGCTGAACCGCTACACCGGGCTCGACGACATCGTGGTGGGCACTCCGATCGCGAACCGGCACCGGTCCGAGTTCGCGTCCGCGGTGGGCCTGTTCGTCAACACGACGGTGCTGCGCACCGACCTGTCGGGGGACCCGACGTTCCGGGAGCTGCTGCTCCGGGTCCGGGACGGCGTCCTGGAGGCGCAGGAGCACCAGGACATGCCGTTCGAGGAGCTGGTCCGGATGAAGAACCCGGACCGGGACGCCGAGTCGTCGCCCGTCTTCCAGGTGATGTTCGGCATGAACGAGGTCGGCGACCAGGTCCTGCGCTTCGCCGGGATCGAGGGCGAGCCCCTGGCGGCGGACTCCGGCACGGCCAAGTTCGACCTGTCCCTGGACGTGGCGGACACCCCGGAGGGTGTGACGGGGGTCTTCGAGTACCGCAGCGACCTGTTCGAGGCGTCCGTCGTGGACGGCCTGGCCCGCCACTACGCGCGGCTGGTCGAGGCCGTCGTCGCGGAGCCGGACGTCCCGGTGTCGGCCCTGCGGATGCTGTCCGAGGAGGAGTGCGCCGCCCTGGCGCCCGCGCCCCCGGCGGCCCCGGCGGCGGCCTCCGGTCCGCGGCCGGTGCACGAGCTGTTCGCCGAGTGGGCCTCCCGCACGCCGGACGCGGTGGCGCTGGTCGACGGCGGGCTCCGCATCGGCTACGGCGACCTGGACCGCCGCGCCAACCGGCTCGCGCACCACCTGCGCGGGCTCGGGGTGGGCCCCGGTGTGATGGTCGGGCTGAGCATGGAGCGGTCCGCGGAGCTGGTGGTGGCGCTGCTCGCGGTGCTGAAGGCGGGCGGGGCCTACGTTCCGCTGGACCCGGCGTACCCGGTGGACCGGCTGCGCCTCATGGTCGAGGACTCCGGGCTGCGGACGATCGTGACGGGCCGGGGGGTTCCGCGCTGGTGGGCCGATCCGGCCGGGGAGGGCGCCGCCTTCGACGGGGCGGTGGTCGACACGGCGGCCGACCGGGAGCTGCTGGAGGCGTACCCGGACACGCCGGTCGCCGCCGGTGCGGGCCCGGACGACCTCGCATACGTCATCTACACCTCCGGTTCGACCGGCCGCCCGAAGGGTGTGCTGATCCCGCACCGCAACATCAGCCGGCTGTTCACCTCCACCGACCACTGGTTCGGATTCGGCCCCGGGGACGTGTGGACCCTCTTCCACTCCTACGCGTTCGACTTCTCCGTGTGGGAGCTGTGGGGCGCCCTCGCGTACGGCGGCCGGCTGGTCGTCGTCCCGTACGGGACGAGCCGGGAGCCGGCGGCCTTCCTGCGGCTGCTGCGCGAGCAGCGGGTCACCGTGCTCAACCAGACGCCGTCGGCGTTCCACCAGCTGATGCGGGCCGACGAGGCCTCCGGCGGCGACCCGTCGGAACTCGCCCTGCGCTACGTCGTCTTCGGCGGCGAGGCCCTGGAGCCGGCGTCGCTGCGCGGCTGGTTCGACCGGTACGGGGACGCCTGCCCGCAGCTGGTGAACATGTACGGCATCACCGAGACGACGGTGCACGTCACCCACCGCCCGATCACCCTGAAGGACCTGGAGGCCGGCAGCGGCAGCGTCATCGGCGAGCCGATCCCCGACCTGCACCTGTACGTGCTGGACCCGCAGGGCCGGCCTGTGCCCGCGGGTGTGCTGGGCGAGCTGTACGTGGGCGGCGCGGGCCTGGCGGACGGGTACCTGAACCGGCCGGAGCTGACCGCCGAGCGGTTCGTCCGGCACCCGTTCTCGGACGATCCGGCCGAGCGGCTCTACCGCACCGGCGACCTGGCGCGCCGGCTGCCCGACGGAGACCTGGAGTACTGCGGCCGCACCGACGCGCAGATCCAGCTGCGCGGCTTCCGTATCGAGCCGGGCGAGATCGAGGCGGCTCTGGCCGGCCACGAGCTGGTGCACGAGGCGGTGGTGCTGGTGCACACGGACGAGGAGGGGCACGCCCGGCTCGCCGCCTACGTCACCGCGCGGACCGGGGCGGACGCCGGAGCCCTGGACGGCGGGGCGCTGCGGGCGCACGCCGTCCGGCGGCTGCCCGTCCACATGGTCCCGTCGACGTTCACGGTGCTGCCGGAGTTCCCGCTCACGGCGAACGGGAAGGTGGACCGCAGGCGGCTGCCCGCCCCGCAGGCCCCCCGGGCCGGATCGGGCCGCGCGTACGCGGCGCCGTCCACGCCCGCGGAGCAGGTGCTGGCGCAGGTGTGGGCCCGCGTGCTGGACGTGGAGCAGGTGGGCGTCGACGACAACTACTTCGCGCTGGGCGGCGACTCCATCCGCAGCATCCGGCTGCTGGCCCTGGCGGGCGAGGCCGGTCTGCGGATCGGCTTCCAGGACCTGATGGCCCACCAGACGATCCGTGCGCTGGCCGCGGCGGCCACCGCCGCGGGCGGCACGGGCGGCGCCGGGGGCGGCGCCGGGGCCGCCGCGCACCCGCCGTTCTCGCTGCTGGACCCGGCCGACCGGGACCGGCTGCCGGACGGCCTGGACGACGCGTACCCGATGACCCGGCTCCAGCAGGGCATGCTGTTCCACGGCGACCTGTCGGGGGCGGGCAGCGAGTACCACAACGTGTCGACGTACCGGATCCGGGCCGGGTACAGCGAGGACGCCTGGCGGGAGGCGGTGGCGGGGCTGCTGGCCCGGCACGAGATCCTGCGCACGTCCTTCGACGTGAGCGGCTTCCGTGAGCCGATGCAGCTGGTCCACGCGGACGTCGCGCCGCCGGTCGCCTTCGAGGACCTGAGCGGTCTGACGCCCGACGCGGCGGATGCCGCGGCGGAGCGCCGCTGGGAGCTGGAGAACGCCGGGCGCTTCGACTGGCGTACGGCCCCGCTGATCCGCTTCCACGTGCAGCGGCGGCCCGACGACACCGTCCAGCTGTACATCACCGAGCACCACGCGATCCTGGACGGCTGGAGCGAGCGCTCCCTGTACGCCGAGCTGCTGCTGCGCTACGGCCGCGCGCTCTCCGGCGCGGAAGCGCCGTCCGCGGCTCCGCTCCGGTCGCGCTTCTCCTCGTACGTGGCGCTGGAGCGGGCGGCGGTGGAGGACGAGGGCAGCCGACGGTTCTGGGCCGGGCAGTTGGAGGGCGCGACCCTCACCCGCCTGCCGCGGGGTGCCGTGGCGGCCGGGCGGCCGCAGGACGCGGGGGCCGCGGTCATGGAGTTCACCGAGCAGGCGCTGCCCGGTGCGGTGCTGGAGGGGCTGACCGCGCTCGCCCGGGACCTGGGCGTCCCGCTGCGGACGGTGCTCCTCGCGGCGCACCTGCGGGTGATGGGCCTGCTGACCGGCACGGACGACCCGGTGACGGGTGCCGTGTACAACGGGCGGGGCGAGGAGGCGGACGGCGACCTGGCGCTGGGCGTCTTCCTGAACACGCTGCCGGTGCGCGGCCGGCTGACCGGCGGCAGCTGGTCCGACCTGGTGCGCGAGACGGCGGCGCTGGACCTGGAGATCCTGCGGCACCGCCGCTACCCGCTGGCGGAGATCATCCGGTGCACGGGTGTGTCCGAGCCGTTCGAGTCCTTCTTCAACTACACCCACTTCCACGTCGAGCGGCAGCTGGACGGGCAGTCGGAGGTGGAGGTCCTCGACTCGCGGGGTGTCGCGCACACCAACTTCCCCTTCGGGGCGGAGTTCTACCGGGACGCGGTGCACGGCGGGCTCGGCCTGGGGCTGCGCTGGGACGCGTCCCGGTTCGACGCCGCGCAGATCGGGCTGTTCCACGGCTACTACGCGGCCGCGCTCACCGCCATGGCCACCGACCCGGAGGGCCGCTACGAGACCGCCGACCTGCTGTCGCCGCAGGAGCACCGGCTGTTCGGCGAGTGGAACGGCACGGCCCGGCGCTACGACCGGACGCACGTGCTGCACGCGCTGGTCGAGGAGCAGGCCCGGCGCACGCCGGACGCCCCGGCGGTCCGGTTCGGCGGCCGCTCGCTGACGTACCGGGAGCTGGACGAGCGGGCGGATCGGCTGGCGGGCCTGCTGCGGGCGCGCGGTGCCCGGCCGGGCGGGTTCGTGGCGGTGCTGCTGGAGCGCTCGCTGGAGCTGCCGGTCTGCCTGCTCGCGGTGCTGAAGTCGGGGGCCGCGTACGTCCCGCTCGACCCGGAGCACCCGGGGCGGCGGCTGCGCGGAATCCTGGCGGATGCCGGAATCCCGTTGGTGCTCACGCTTCCGGAGTGGGAGGCGAAGGTCGCCGGGCCGGGCACGGTCCTGGTGCACCCGGACGCGGCGGAGGCCGACGGCGCGGGCGAGGAGGCCGGATCGGAGGCCGCCGGGCCCGGGGACGCCGCGTACATGATCTTCACATCGGGTTCGACGGGGACGCCGAAGGGCGTCGTCGTCTCCCACCGGGCCATCGTGAACCGGCTGCTGTGGATGCAGGAGGAGTACGGTCTGCGGCCCGGCGAGCCGGTGCTGCAGAAGACGCCGGCGACTTTCGACGTGTCCGTGTGGGAGTTCTTCTGGCCGCTGCTGACCGGCGCCGTCATGGTGCTCGCGGCGCCGGGGGGCCACCGCGACCCGGCGTACCTGGCGGAGCTGATCGGGGCCGAGCAGGTCACCACGGTGCACTTCGTGCCGTCGATGCTGCAGGCGTTCGTCGAGGAGCCGTCCGCCGCGGCGTGCACGAGCCTGACGCGGGTGGTGTGCAGCGGCGAGGCCCTCCCCCACGACCTCCAGCAGCGCTTCCTGTCCCGCTTCACCGCGGAGCTGCACAACCTCTACGGGCCCACCGAGGCGGCCGTGGACGTCACCTACTGGCGGTGCACGGACGACGGCAGCGGCGTGGTCCCCATCGGGCGGCCGGTCGCCAACACCGAGCTGTACGTGCTGGACCGGCACGGCCTGCCCGTGCCGCGCGGGGTGACGGGTGAGCTGTACCTGGGCGGCGTCCAGCTGGCCGAGGGCTACCACCGGCGGCCGGACCTGACCGACCGGGCCTTCGTCCGGCACACCGACCGCGCCGGGGTGGTGCGCAGGCTCTACCGGACCGGGGACCTCGTACGGCACCTGCCGGACGGAGCGCTGGAGTACCGGGGCCGCACCGACGCGCAGATCAAGCTGCGCGGGTTCCGGATCGAGCTCGGGGAGGTCGAGGCGGTCCTGTCGGCCCACCCGGACGTCGCCGAGTGCGCGGTACTGCTGCGCGGGGACCGGCTGGCCGCCTACGTGGTCATGCGGCCGGGCGCCGCGGGCGCGGCCGGTCCGGCGGTGCTCTCGGCGCACGCCGCGGACGCGCTTCCCGCGTACATGGTGCCGTCGTCGTGGACCGAGCTGGCCGCGATGCCGCTGACCGGCAGCGGCAAGCTGGACCGCAAGGCCCTCCCCGCGCCGGCCGAGGGGGCGCCCGCCCGCTCCGCCGCGGCCGTCGGCCCGCGCGACGGCCACGAGGCGCGGCTGCTGGACCTCTGGACCGAGCTGCTCGGCGCGGACGGCCTGGGCGTCGAGGACGACTTCTTCGCGGCGGGCGGGCATTCGCTGCTGGCGCTGCGGCTCGTCTCCCGTATCAACGCGGCGTTCGGGCTGCGGCTGGGCGTCTCGGCGGTGCTGGCGCACCCGACGGTCGCCCGGCAGGCGGAGCTGGTCCGCGGCGGCAGCGAAGCCGCCCGGCCCGGGGCGGCGGTGCCCCTGCGGGCGGCCGGCACCCGGAACCCGCTCTTCCTGGTGCACCCCGCGGGCGGCAGCGTGCTGTGCTACCGCGAGCTGGCGGCGGCCCTGGGCGCGGACCAGCCGGTGTACGGGCTCGCCGCGGCGGGACTCGACGCCGGAACCGCGCCCGCGCAGAGCGTCGGGGAGATGGCCGAGGCGTACCTGCACGCCGTCCGCGAGGTGCGGCCCGCGGGCCCGTACCGCCTGGCGGGCTGGTCGTTCGGCGGGCTCGTGGCGCACGAGATGGCCGTCCGGCTGACCGCCGCGGGCGAGCGGGTGGAGCTGCTCGCGCTGGTGGACAGCGGCCACCCCGACGGCAGCCGTGCGCCGGGCACGGAGGCGGAGGTGCTCCTGCACTTCCTGGAGGACCTGCTGGCCTCCTCCGGGGGCGGCGGGGTGCCGCCCGCGACGGCGGCGGCGCTGGCCTCGGCGGCCGCGGCCGGCGGGCTCCGGGAGGGCCTGCGCGTGATCCGCGGGGAACTGCTCCGGGCGGACCCCGGCGGCGCCCCGCAACCGGACGACCTGGCCCGCCACCACGCGGTGTTCCGGGGGAACCTGCGGGCCGCGGCGGCATACCGGCCACCCGTCTTCCCCGGCGCGGTGCGCCTCTACCGCAGCACCGACGGCATCCGGGCCGGCTTCACCGAGGCGTGGGGGCGGACGGCCGGATCCGGCCTGACGGTACGCGACCTCGACACCGACCACTACGGGATCGTGCGCGGCGCGCACGCCCAGGAGATAGCGAGAGACATGTACGACAACAACCGGGAAGGGCCCCGACCGTGA